From Spodoptera frugiperda isolate SF20-4 chromosome 27, AGI-APGP_CSIRO_Sfru_2.0, whole genome shotgun sequence, a single genomic window includes:
- the LOC118263477 gene encoding uncharacterized protein LOC118263477, with the protein MKLLVVFLSTLVLVLGQGGEDKVYAVELGDLEEVGDVDPQKVYAEESPVIRVFDPAEVKDDSPAQESVYAVDDQPVDREFVRPSTLIIPTVIKACTNEACAYICNLLGFQKGVCISTTTCECSN; encoded by the exons ATGAAACTCCTCGTCGTTTTCCTGTCTACCCTGGTGCTGGTGCTTGGGCAGGGTGGAGAAGATAAAGTGTATGCTGTCGAACTTGGTGATCTTGAGGAAGTTGGAGATGTCGATCCTCAAAAAGTCTACGCTGAAGAGTCTCCAGTTATTCGCGTTTTCGATCCTGCAGAAGTAAAAGATGACAGTCCTGCTCAAGAAAGCGTTTATGCAGTGGACGATCAGCCTGTTG ACCGTGAGTTCGTTCGTCCATCGACGTTGATCATACCGACCGTTATTAAAGCCTGCACCAACGAGGCTTGTGCCTACATCTGCAATCTACTTGGATTCCAGAAGGGCGTCTGCATTTCCACCACCACTTGCGAATGTTCTaactaa